The following coding sequences are from one Pigmentibacter sp. JX0631 window:
- a CDS encoding transposase has protein sequence MLQNKKFKLNSDSTKPFFLIDSLPIVLAKGFRAHKCNTAKEISSVGFCSSKNPYYFELKLHLTALFKNNRLASPLSMKITRAAKHDLTAVKNDLLNFNHSELFADRAYCDQSTKQKLA, from the coding sequence ATTTTACAAAATAAAAAGTTCAAACTAAATTCAGATTCTACTAAGCCTTTCTTTCTAATTGACTCTTTACCAATTGTCTTAGCAAAGGGGTTTAGAGCTCACAAATGTAATACAGCTAAAGAAATTTCTTCAGTTGGATTTTGCTCTTCCAAAAATCCTTATTATTTTGAATTAAAACTTCATCTTACTGCTTTGTTTAAAAATAACCGCCTTGCATCTCCTCTCTCAATGAAAATAACCCGCGCTGCGAAACATGATTTAACAGCGGTTAAAAATGATCTATTAAATTTTAATCATTCAGAACTATTTGCTGATCGTGCATACTGCGATCAATCTACTAAACAAAAATTGGCTTGA
- a CDS encoding trypsin-like serine protease, with protein sequence MKIFNFCFLFIIFILITSCFDNSRINKNYFIYSDKNKKVVSENYIYNGKIVSKEFKNSDSTVELISHDGNNSFSRCSGVVISRNYILTAAHCVYNRKLQKTYEFSYLNNLGNEIVRSEKIYPHPTYILAYDNNSINNISFADLALVEFNENLELYGLKIAEISEKVDYEQKILSFGYGNITDYPLFQNNKKRYAYSSIAKISSNIEYLEYDLIRFNKAKIDGFIDSEKVREIKDTFLIMEIKNVNEGQTCVGDSGGPQFINLKEKNFLIGITHGLDFNLHESSEIYKSCKNKKSLSTLIFPYFNWINNVVMQKNEKLILY encoded by the coding sequence ATGAAAATATTTAATTTTTGTTTTTTGTTTATAATTTTTATTTTAATAACTTCGTGTTTTGATAATAGTAGGATTAATAAAAATTATTTTATTTATAGTGATAAAAATAAAAAAGTAGTAAGTGAAAATTATATTTATAATGGTAAAATAGTATCAAAAGAATTTAAAAATTCTGATTCAACTGTAGAATTAATCTCTCATGATGGTAATAATTCTTTTAGTCGATGTTCAGGTGTAGTAATAAGTAGAAATTATATATTAACAGCTGCTCATTGTGTTTATAATCGAAAACTGCAAAAAACATATGAGTTTTCATATCTTAATAACTTAGGTAATGAAATTGTACGTTCAGAAAAAATATATCCACATCCTACATATATATTAGCTTATGATAATAATAGCATAAATAATATCTCATTTGCAGATCTGGCTTTAGTTGAATTTAATGAAAATTTAGAATTGTATGGGTTAAAAATAGCTGAAATTTCTGAGAAAGTAGATTATGAGCAAAAAATTTTATCTTTTGGATATGGAAATATTACTGATTATCCTCTATTCCAAAATAATAAAAAAAGATATGCTTATTCATCAATAGCAAAAATTTCTTCAAATATTGAATATCTAGAATATGATTTAATAAGATTCAATAAAGCTAAGATTGATGGATTTATCGATTCAGAAAAAGTTAGAGAGATCAAAGATACTTTTTTAATTATGGAAATAAAAAATGTTAATGAAGGACAGACATGTGTAGGTGATTCTGGTGGTCCGCAATTTATTAATTTGAAAGAAAAGAATTTCTTAATAGGAATAACTCATGGATTGGATTTTAATCTTCATGAGTCATCAGAAATATATAAAAGTTGTAAAAATAAAAAATCATTAAGCACGTTAATTTTTCCTTATTTTAATTGGATTAATAATGTAGTAATGCAAAAAAATGAGAAATTAATTCTATACTAG
- a CDS encoding transposase, translating to MLLQKQCRDKKNRFINISSRNWDIVATHFVVYFPELGKLNRQKILALAGVAPFNRESGRFKGKRNIQGGLVKRRIIYMSAIASLK from the coding sequence TTGCTACTACAAAAACAATGCAGAGATAAAAAAAATAGATTTATTAACATCAGTTCCAGGAATTGGGATATTGTCGCAACCCATTTTGTAGTCTATTTTCCTGAACTTGGTAAACTAAATCGTCAGAAAATTTTAGCACTTGCTGGCGTCGCTCCTTTTAATCGAGAAAGCGGTCGATTTAAAGGCAAAAGAAATATCCAAGGAGGACTAGTCAAAAGAAGAATAATTTATATGTCTGCAATTGCTTCATTAAAATGA
- a CDS encoding transposase, whose amino-acid sequence MKLNKTYYIVCQGTCFYEQILFKILRDLNIFVQIEHPNKVRTFAKSLGKLAKTDKIDAKILFEYGLRMNPEETVCLKTESEINITNFVKICDELLKKMRQESYRQESYELKLSENQ is encoded by the coding sequence ATGAAGTTAAATAAAACTTATTATATCGTTTGCCAAGGGACTTGTTTTTATGAACAAATACTCTTTAAAATATTACGTGATTTAAATATTTTTGTTCAAATCGAACATCCAAATAAAGTTAGAACATTTGCAAAATCACTAGGTAAATTAGCAAAAACAGATAAAATAGATGCAAAGATTTTATTTGAATACGGTCTACGCATGAACCCTGAAGAAACAGTTTGTCTTAAAACAGAATCAGAAATTAATATAACCAATTTCGTTAAAATATGTGATGAACTTTTAAAAAAAATGCGGCAAGAGTCTTATAGACAAGAAAGTTACGAACTAAAATTGTCGGAAAATCAATAA
- a CDS encoding IS4 family transposase, whose translation MHVADREGDIYELYRDCLDWNENFLIRASHNRTINKKSNRSESDEKLFEVLEICRSKGIVNIQVASSQVGRKYREAKLWIVYKVFSMPPPPNRTKNNCNNNMSILKITAIMAVEKNPPEGESQLCWILLTNLPVNSFEEAVDKVKLYSMRWNIELLHKIIKSGFNFEKAQLRDTNNLKKYAVLTFILSWRIFWITRYFEQEKEKSCENVLSEYEWKVLYKKFNRNKPIQIIPPSIKNIYIWIAKLDGFIGRKGDGNPGIVSMWRGWARFMELLDDYKLFCG comes from the coding sequence ATCCATGTAGCAGACAGAGAAGGAGATATTTATGAACTTTACAGAGATTGTTTAGATTGGAATGAAAATTTTTTAATAAGAGCTTCCCACAACCGCACAATAAACAAAAAAAGCAATCGCAGTGAATCTGATGAAAAACTCTTTGAGGTTTTAGAAATTTGTCGTTCAAAAGGTATTGTAAATATTCAAGTGGCAAGTTCACAGGTCGGAAGAAAATATCGTGAAGCAAAGTTATGGATAGTCTATAAAGTATTTTCGATGCCTCCTCCACCTAATAGAACGAAAAATAATTGCAACAATAATATGTCAATCCTTAAGATAACAGCAATTATGGCAGTTGAAAAAAATCCACCGGAAGGAGAATCACAATTATGTTGGATTTTATTAACAAATTTACCAGTAAATTCATTCGAAGAAGCTGTGGATAAAGTAAAATTATATTCCATGCGTTGGAATATAGAGTTGTTACATAAAATCATAAAATCGGGATTCAATTTTGAAAAAGCACAACTTCGGGATACAAATAATTTAAAAAAATATGCTGTATTAACTTTTATTTTATCTTGGAGAATATTTTGGATAACAAGATACTTTGAACAAGAAAAAGAAAAAAGTTGTGAAAATGTTCTTAGTGAATACGAATGGAAAGTTTTATATAAAAAATTCAACAGGAATAAACCAATTCAAATTATACCACCTAGTATTAAAAATATTTATATTTGGATAGCGAAACTTGATGGATTTATCGGTAGAAAAGGTGATGGAAATCCAGGAATAGTATCTATGTGGAGAGGTTGGGCTAGATTTATGGAATTATTAGATGACTACAAATTATTTTGTGGGTAA
- a CDS encoding transposase DNA-binding-containing protein, with protein MIHTNAMSTWINLEFLNVDFDDKSLDERFRKISVGLAEQSEKNISSSFDLWKEIKA; from the coding sequence GTGATTCACACAAATGCAATGTCAACATGGATAAATTTGGAATTTTTGAATGTTGATTTTGATGACAAAAGTCTTGATGAAAGATTTAGAAAAATAAGCGTTGGATTAGCTGAACAGTCTGAAAAAAATATATCCAGTAGTTTTGATTTATGGAAAGAAATAAAAGCATAA
- the tnpB gene encoding IS66 family insertion sequence element accessory protein TnpB (TnpB, as the term is used for proteins encoded by IS66 family insertion elements, is considered an accessory protein, since TnpC, encoded by a neighboring gene, is a DDE family transposase.), which yields MINFNRRSKIYSPTDMRESYDGLFNRAKNVLHKDPFSGHLFLFINKKRSSCKCLYYDSTGLVVIFKRLEKGLFSRINPRYKKEIILTQAEFSLFFEGTDLNKRFVESPAEIRKYITKSNT from the coding sequence ATGATTAATTTTAATAGAAGATCAAAGATATATAGTCCCACAGATATGCGAGAATCTTATGATGGGTTATTTAATCGTGCAAAAAATGTTCTTCATAAGGATCCTTTTTCGGGACATTTATTTTTATTTATAAATAAGAAAAGATCTTCTTGTAAGTGCCTTTATTATGATAGTACTGGACTCGTGGTTATATTCAAAAGGCTTGAAAAAGGGTTATTTTCAAGAATAAATCCGAGGTATAAAAAAGAAATTATTCTTACTCAAGCAGAATTTAGTTTATTTTTTGAAGGAACAGATCTAAACAAAAGATTTGTTGAAAGTCCTGCAGAAATTAGAAAATATATAACTAAATCAAACACTTGA
- a CDS encoding TolC family protein, protein MKFINNNVMIFLIIAVSYNYQIFALEKKIVLPTLQIDLNSAMEIAEKNSLQLKSSLNEFNSTNFQHSLSYFQYGPTLDASADTTWYPKRDAMNLNSTQDNDRSSSVTLKITQPISNIWKNYYKMKELEAKKDAAAYDYNFQKINARISAAQSFLDAQQALNDLEIKKTTFENAAIQYKETSVLFETGDASKDKVDLLLSQANKDSVEIEVSKSQIEYSNKIENLKKVLKLSEQTEISLKPLEYSFFEKQKISLKELNVLLEESKNNRPDLKSLEKNLLASKEEITKNTFKFFPEISAFSSYLNTETFNNENGLNSNSNLSNSGSSTNGLTFGISMTWSIWDGGLNLAERSSLKNKETKNKVNYEDKIFDISEEVKISYNSLKNNLQILPQLIKLSEIYSDSYKFSLVKYKTGNLTASELIKSQNELLNAKISLAKIRGDIDYNWLKLQSAIGTIPSYSNTRLIK, encoded by the coding sequence ATGAAATTTATTAACAATAATGTAATGATATTTTTGATAATAGCAGTATCATATAATTATCAAATTTTTGCCTTAGAAAAGAAAATTGTATTGCCTACTCTGCAAATTGATTTAAATTCAGCTATGGAAATTGCTGAAAAAAATTCTTTGCAATTAAAAAGTTCTTTAAACGAATTTAATTCAACCAATTTTCAACATTCTCTATCCTACTTTCAATATGGCCCTACGCTTGATGCATCTGCTGATACAACTTGGTATCCCAAACGCGATGCTATGAATTTAAATTCAACTCAAGATAATGACAGAAGTTCTTCAGTTACCTTAAAAATAACTCAGCCAATATCAAATATATGGAAAAACTATTATAAAATGAAAGAACTCGAGGCAAAAAAAGATGCTGCCGCATATGACTATAATTTTCAAAAAATCAACGCCAGAATAAGTGCTGCACAATCTTTTTTAGATGCACAGCAAGCATTAAATGATCTTGAAATAAAAAAAACAACTTTTGAAAATGCCGCAATTCAATATAAAGAAACAAGCGTTCTGTTTGAAACCGGAGATGCTAGTAAAGATAAGGTAGATTTACTTTTATCACAAGCCAACAAAGACTCAGTAGAAATAGAAGTAAGCAAATCTCAAATAGAGTATTCAAATAAAATAGAAAACCTAAAAAAAGTATTGAAGTTAAGTGAACAAACTGAAATATCTTTAAAGCCTTTAGAGTATTCATTTTTTGAAAAGCAAAAAATATCATTAAAGGAACTAAATGTTTTGCTTGAAGAAAGTAAAAATAATAGGCCAGATCTAAAAAGTTTAGAAAAAAACTTACTTGCCAGCAAAGAAGAAATTACAAAAAATACCTTTAAATTTTTTCCTGAAATATCTGCATTTTCAAGCTACTTAAACACGGAAACATTTAATAATGAAAACGGTTTAAATAGCAATTCTAACCTAAGTAATTCAGGTTCTTCTACTAATGGTCTTACTTTTGGCATATCCATGACTTGGAGTATTTGGGATGGCGGTTTAAATTTAGCCGAAAGAAGCTCATTAAAAAATAAAGAAACAAAAAATAAAGTAAATTATGAGGATAAAATATTTGACATTAGTGAGGAAGTAAAAATTAGTTACAACTCTTTGAAAAATAATCTTCAAATTTTGCCACAACTCATAAAACTTTCAGAAATTTATTCCGACTCCTATAAATTTTCTTTAGTGAAATATAAAACAGGAAATTTAACCGCTTCAGAACTAATAAAAAGTCAAAATGAACTTTTAAACGCAAAAATATCTTTAGCAAAAATAAGAGGTGATATTGATTACAATTGGCTTAAATTACAATCAGCAATAGGAACAATTCCATCATATTCTAATACAAGGTTGATAAAATGA
- a CDS encoding efflux RND transporter periplasmic adaptor subunit, protein MINKKIIISVFMLIFSNLFVFCTKKGEKATLPPEESINLQADNKKEESKNNSPESKQANNSEPIQSNATVAKKDNLEAQNQKTTEVKNITSDNNIVPIIPAIFKAENQSALSFLTNGRITNIYYRAGNIVKQGQILASLEDNNALIDVKTAKIDVDLKKLALEQQQKTVERLEKQFSSGIINTATLEKENNTLKTKELEYQSAKASLEGKEYILKSTKIASPFEGIITKVEKSVGDYVTAGTAIFQITEAKNYKIYAQIPVTYFSKFKTGMKFKFQEPISKAYGEAEIKRVVSVIDSSSKTFDVYAEILSVSEKIIPGVYLEIKLNP, encoded by the coding sequence ATGATTAATAAAAAAATAATTATTTCTGTATTTATGCTTATTTTCTCAAATTTATTTGTCTTTTGTACAAAAAAAGGCGAGAAAGCAACATTACCACCTGAGGAATCTATAAATTTACAGGCAGATAATAAAAAAGAAGAATCTAAAAATAATTCTCCCGAAAGTAAACAAGCAAATAATTCAGAACCAATTCAATCCAATGCTACTGTTGCAAAAAAAGATAACCTTGAAGCTCAAAATCAAAAAACTACTGAAGTAAAAAATATTACTTCAGATAATAATATCGTTCCTATTATTCCTGCAATATTTAAAGCAGAAAATCAAAGTGCGCTAAGTTTTTTAACCAATGGCAGAATTACGAATATTTACTATCGAGCTGGAAATATAGTAAAACAAGGCCAAATTCTAGCTTCGCTTGAAGATAACAATGCATTAATAGATGTTAAAACTGCAAAAATTGATGTTGATTTAAAAAAATTAGCCCTTGAACAACAACAAAAGACTGTTGAAAGATTAGAAAAACAATTTAGTAGTGGTATCATAAACACAGCTACTTTAGAAAAAGAAAATAACACCTTAAAAACAAAAGAGCTTGAATATCAATCAGCAAAAGCCAGTTTGGAAGGAAAAGAATATATATTAAAATCAACTAAAATTGCTTCCCCTTTTGAAGGAATAATTACTAAAGTTGAAAAATCAGTGGGTGACTATGTTACTGCAGGAACAGCTATATTTCAAATAACTGAAGCAAAAAATTACAAAATTTATGCACAAATTCCAGTTACTTACTTTAGTAAATTTAAGACAGGAATGAAGTTTAAATTTCAAGAGCCTATTTCAAAAGCTTATGGTGAAGCTGAAATTAAAAGAGTTGTCTCGGTCATTGATTCCTCTTCAAAAACTTTTGATGTGTATGCGGAAATTCTTAGTGTCAGTGAAAAAATTATTCCTGGTGTTTATTTAGAAATAAAGCTTAACCCCTAA
- a CDS encoding efflux RND transporter permease subunit — translation MFLSTLSVKRPYFSSMLNIVVIIFGLLAFANIGIDREPNVDIPYVSVSVTYKGMNAKTAEHLLLNPMEEAFKRLPGLKKIKGSASQDYAFVLLEFHLDVDIDKATADVRNEIGSIEFPKDAEKPFVKRINENDNSFMSINITSEKMSEQDLSTYVNKELKPLLQRISGVGQVNISGTIDREIHINLNPSILNALHLNPNQIKKEINSQIVNKPSGVLRNSHSQFSIVTNTIPSSLDTIAKIPIAQKDKPLIRVEDFASIQDTHAELTNYSEVNGKKSIVIEITKESKGNIIESAKQLKKLIENLNKVNKDKLNISINIDNSNYIYETYKNVWFHIIIGSLLAIFVVYLFLHDWRNTFICSIAIPTSIIGTLAIINYLGFTLNSMTLLGLTLSIGILVDDAIVVIENIHRHKLMGKSRIAAAIDGSQEIGLAAISVTLAIAAVFVPVIYMEGIIGRYFYEFGMTVSVAVLISLFVAFTVVPMLSSKLVANQTLNSNEIKWQIKFDHYFQVFQNNYLKILNYSLKKKKTTLFVGILIFILSIFLLIFVPTKFVPTEDESISYFSFRLAQGTPLEEAIMRGKEIRDHILTYQGTTDVIMNVGSNNDSASSISFTIKLLDSKKRNYSTSEFTQRLNESAAKFIRNPNEKIGGNGYNNAINLELHSTDSHALYEYSKKVLQYITNIQDIGIPESSVSDEAYEYKVIPDFIKAASLGVSPSNIAETLLLLYKGEKVGDYYADGRYFDIKILIPTKKAQTLNSLAGIFIFSEKGDPVLLSSIANIEKILIEPKIKHINGIKNVTITADYFGKDLGKIMTNINKYIAETKPKSVDTYYSGQSELLDELIRVVSKVLLLALAFIFIVLSAQFENFKAPLAILFSIPLSFSGAFLAILITGQSFTIYAMIGLILLLGLVTKNAILLIEFAQQKIAEGINVDKALLEAAVVRLRPILMTSLTMIAGMIPLIFGTGAGHELDSNLGVTVTGGLISSTLLTLVVVPCVYSLLIKFKIKFK, via the coding sequence ATGTTTCTTTCAACTTTATCGGTGAAACGTCCCTATTTTTCCTCAATGTTAAACATAGTCGTCATTATTTTTGGTTTGCTTGCATTTGCAAATATTGGAATTGATAGGGAACCAAATGTCGATATTCCGTATGTTTCAGTTAGTGTAACTTACAAGGGAATGAACGCAAAAACTGCTGAACATTTGTTACTTAATCCTATGGAAGAAGCGTTTAAAAGGTTACCTGGTTTGAAAAAAATTAAAGGTTCAGCAAGCCAAGATTATGCATTTGTACTTCTTGAATTTCATTTGGATGTGGATATTGATAAGGCTACAGCTGATGTAAGAAATGAAATAGGATCAATTGAGTTTCCAAAAGATGCTGAAAAACCTTTTGTAAAAAGAATAAATGAAAATGACAATTCTTTTATGAGTATTAATATTACAAGTGAAAAAATGTCAGAACAAGATTTATCAACCTATGTTAACAAAGAATTAAAACCTTTACTGCAAAGAATTAGTGGAGTAGGGCAAGTTAATATTTCAGGAACTATTGATAGAGAAATTCATATTAACTTAAATCCTTCTATATTAAATGCCTTGCATTTAAATCCCAATCAAATAAAAAAAGAAATTAATTCGCAAATTGTAAATAAACCTAGCGGAGTTCTGCGAAATTCACATTCGCAATTTAGTATCGTTACTAATACAATTCCTAGTTCATTAGACACCATTGCAAAAATTCCGATTGCGCAAAAAGATAAGCCGCTAATTAGAGTAGAAGATTTTGCAAGTATCCAAGATACACACGCAGAGTTAACTAACTACAGTGAAGTGAATGGCAAGAAAAGTATTGTAATTGAAATTACTAAGGAATCAAAAGGAAATATCATTGAATCAGCTAAACAATTAAAAAAATTAATTGAAAATTTAAATAAAGTTAATAAAGATAAATTGAACATCTCCATAAATATTGATAATTCTAATTATATTTATGAGACATATAAAAATGTCTGGTTTCATATTATTATAGGTTCACTTCTAGCAATTTTTGTAGTTTATCTTTTCTTACATGATTGGCGAAATACATTTATTTGTTCTATTGCAATTCCAACATCAATAATTGGTACTTTGGCTATAATCAATTACTTAGGTTTTACATTAAATTCCATGACGCTTCTTGGATTAACTCTTTCAATTGGAATTTTAGTTGATGATGCTATCGTAGTGATAGAAAATATTCATCGACATAAGTTAATGGGTAAATCAAGAATAGCTGCTGCAATCGACGGTTCTCAAGAAATAGGCCTTGCAGCAATTTCTGTAACTTTAGCGATTGCTGCGGTTTTTGTTCCGGTTATTTATATGGAAGGAATTATTGGGCGGTATTTTTATGAATTTGGAATGACGGTATCTGTTGCTGTACTTATTTCGTTGTTTGTAGCTTTTACTGTGGTTCCCATGCTGAGTAGTAAGCTAGTTGCTAATCAAACCTTAAATTCAAATGAAATAAAATGGCAAATTAAGTTTGACCATTATTTTCAAGTTTTCCAAAATAATTACCTGAAGATATTAAATTATTCATTGAAAAAGAAAAAAACAACACTATTTGTTGGAATTTTAATTTTTATCTTGAGCATATTTTTACTTATATTTGTCCCTACAAAATTTGTACCAACTGAAGATGAAAGTATAAGTTATTTTTCTTTTCGATTGGCACAAGGAACACCTTTGGAAGAAGCAATTATGCGTGGAAAAGAAATAAGAGATCATATTCTTACTTACCAAGGGACAACAGATGTCATTATGAATGTTGGAAGTAATAATGACTCAGCTTCGTCAATTAGTTTTACAATTAAGTTATTAGATTCTAAAAAGAGAAATTATTCGACAAGTGAATTTACTCAAAGATTAAATGAATCTGCAGCCAAATTTATACGAAATCCAAATGAAAAAATTGGTGGAAACGGATATAACAATGCAATAAACCTTGAATTACATTCAACAGATTCACATGCACTGTATGAATATTCAAAAAAAGTTTTGCAATACATTACAAATATCCAAGATATTGGAATTCCAGAAAGTTCTGTAAGTGATGAAGCGTATGAATACAAAGTTATACCAGATTTTATTAAAGCAGCTTCACTAGGAGTATCTCCAAGCAATATTGCCGAAACTTTACTGCTTTTATATAAAGGAGAAAAAGTTGGGGATTATTATGCTGATGGAAGGTATTTTGATATTAAAATTTTAATACCAACAAAAAAAGCGCAAACCCTTAATAGCTTAGCAGGAATTTTCATTTTTTCTGAAAAAGGAGATCCGGTATTATTAAGTTCAATTGCAAATATAGAGAAAATCCTTATTGAACCAAAAATAAAACATATCAATGGTATTAAAAATGTAACTATTACTGCTGATTATTTTGGAAAAGATCTTGGAAAAATAATGACAAATATAAACAAATATATTGCTGAAACAAAACCAAAATCAGTAGACACTTATTATAGTGGACAATCAGAATTATTAGATGAATTAATCAGAGTAGTAAGTAAAGTATTATTATTAGCGTTAGCTTTTATTTTCATTGTGTTAAGTGCACAATTTGAAAACTTTAAAGCTCCATTAGCTATTTTATTTAGTATTCCTCTTTCTTTCTCTGGTGCATTTTTAGCAATTTTAATTACAGGACAATCCTTTACAATTTATGCCATGATCGGTCTTATATTACTTTTAGGTCTCGTAACAAAAAATGCTATTTTGCTTATTGAATTTGCGCAACAAAAAATTGCGGAAGGAATAAATGTCGATAAAGCTCTACTTGAAGCTGCAGTTGTACGTCTACGCCCTATTTTAATGACATCTCTCACAATGATTGCTGGAATGATTCCATTAATATTTGGAACTGGAGCAGGGCATGAATTAGATTCCAACTTAGGAGTTACTGTTACAGGTGGACTTATCTCATCTACACTTTTAACATTAGTTGTTGTTCCATGTGTTTATAGTTTACTTATTAAATTTAAAATCAAATTTAAATAA
- a CDS encoding IS5 family transposase — protein sequence MEAVFRKLRTGASWKDLPTEFGLHSTIIYKFNRWSKQGIWQNLFIKILGELDNKWNFFNSTIVKVHQHSVNSSNTKIECIGRTVGGNSSKINMISDSCGKPINFVLGEGQVHDIKIANQIIEVSKAEVNCRQSLSCRKKLESD from the coding sequence ATGGAAGCAGTCTTTAGGAAGTTACGAACAGGAGCTTCTTGGAAAGATCTTCCAACAGAGTTTGGTTTACATTCAACTATAATTTATAAATTTAATCGTTGGTCAAAACAAGGTATTTGGCAAAATTTATTCATAAAAATTCTTGGAGAATTAGATAATAAGTGGAACTTTTTTAATTCCACTATCGTTAAAGTACATCAACATTCAGTCAATTCTTCAAACACAAAAATAGAATGTATTGGAAGAACAGTTGGTGGTAATTCAAGTAAAATTAATATGATTTCTGATTCATGCGGCAAGCCTATCAACTTTGTTTTGGGTGAAGGACAAGTGCATGACATTAAAATAGCGAATCAAATTATAGAAGTTAGCAAGGCAGAAGTAAATTGCAGACAGAGCTTATCATGTAGAAAAAAATTAGAAAGCGATTGA
- a CDS encoding lanthionine synthetase C family protein has protein sequence MNDLILNFAEKICCFDFDKLENSTNYNNNIPWEKYTLSLGYPSLVLFYSQLNKLFPSSKWRNISHKYIEKSLNYINEGITTDISMFSGFTGLCYSIWVASNEGKNYNVLLGELDKHFFKILDIKLKSVLPKKNFNTIDYDPILGLSGILRYTLLRKENPKFLEYTIKIINILNTSINYVELNGFFVPKFYIRPEDHFTEEDKISFPNGSFNIGMAHGVSSILAVLSLAKINGIEVSNTNETIVSLSNWILKNRMYDEYGTYWPGIIRIEDEINSDNIFKSYQIKRQAWCYGTPGTSMALLLASKALSDSNISTISINSFLNIFSRPESEWVCTSPTFCHGYAGILQIAKRFYQESNEIKLLKYIKSLENSILTFYSIENQFLFNNIEYNLQKAHIVKDVGLINGAIGVILSLIDIEHQEMCFWDQPFLLS, from the coding sequence ATGAATGACTTAATTTTAAATTTTGCGGAAAAGATATGTTGTTTTGATTTTGATAAACTTGAAAATTCAACTAATTACAATAATAATATCCCATGGGAAAAATATACCCTCTCTTTAGGGTATCCCTCATTGGTATTGTTTTATAGCCAATTAAACAAACTATTTCCCTCAAGTAAATGGAGAAATATTTCACATAAGTATATCGAAAAATCTTTGAATTATATAAATGAAGGAATAACAACAGATATATCAATGTTTTCAGGATTTACTGGATTGTGCTATTCAATTTGGGTAGCATCTAATGAAGGAAAAAACTATAATGTGTTATTAGGAGAACTAGATAAACATTTTTTTAAAATTCTTGATATTAAGTTAAAATCAGTTTTGCCAAAAAAAAATTTTAATACTATAGATTATGATCCAATTCTAGGCCTTAGTGGAATTCTACGTTATACTTTATTAAGAAAAGAAAATCCAAAATTTTTAGAATATACTATTAAAATTATTAATATATTAAATACATCAATTAATTATGTTGAATTAAATGGTTTTTTTGTACCAAAATTTTATATAAGACCTGAGGATCATTTTACGGAAGAAGATAAAATAAGTTTTCCTAATGGATCCTTTAATATAGGAATGGCTCATGGAGTAAGTTCAATTTTAGCTGTTCTAAGTTTAGCTAAGATTAATGGTATTGAAGTATCAAATACTAATGAAACAATTGTTTCTTTATCAAATTGGATTTTAAAAAATAGGATGTATGATGAATACGGTACTTATTGGCCTGGGATAATTAGAATAGAAGATGAGATAAATTCAGATAATATTTTTAAAAGTTATCAAATAAAAAGACAAGCATGGTGCTATGGAACTCCAGGAACTTCTATGGCTTTACTTTTAGCATCTAAAGCTCTATCGGATTCTAATATATCTACTATATCAATTAATTCATTTTTGAATATTTTTAGTCGCCCTGAATCTGAATGGGTGTGCACTTCGCCTACATTTTGTCACGGGTATGCAGGAATTTTACAAATAGCAAAAAGATTTTACCAAGAATCTAATGAAATTAAATTATTGAAATACATAAAATCATTAGAAAATAGTATTTTAACATTTTACTCAATAGAGAATCAATTTTTATTTAATAACATAGAATATAATCTCCAAAAAGCTCATATTGTAAAAGATGTAGGTTTAATTAATGGTGCTATTGGAGTAATATTAAGTTTAATTGATATTGAACATCAGGAAATGTGCTTTTGGGATCAGCCATTTCTATTATCGTAA